One region of Camelina sativa cultivar DH55 chromosome 6, Cs, whole genome shotgun sequence genomic DNA includes:
- the LOC104790466 gene encoding protein ALTERED XYLOGLUCAN 4-like, with protein MKSERWMMMNIGRLTPLFLSSFCITLFFTGFFVYQNPFQSISDQNFLSLLPQIDPECDLFKGHWIPDKRGALYTNSTCSTIPDSKNCIKQGRPDRDFLFWGWKPDGCDLPRFNPKVFLSMVRGKKMSFVGDSVARNHMESLLCLLSMEETPKDIYKDGDDRNRIWYFPNHDFTLSTSWTKFLVAERERRDGNNTGTGLFDLDIGEIDEGWFKGLPNTDIAIVSSAHWFFRPIFIHRGDETLGCIYCNLPNMTQISPEEGFKLVYSAVLKHIDECEKCKDDLVTILRTISPAHFENGTWDTGGACSRRSPFGENQIDVQSNEMKIRKSQIEQLEGITKRDNKAKKFAVLDVTRVMLMRPDGHPNGYWGNKWMKGYNDCVHWCLPGPIDAWSEFLMAIIRQLRR; from the exons ATGAAATCAGAgagatggatgatgatgaacattGGTCGATTAACACCATTGTTCTTATCTTCGTTTTGTATAACTCTCTTCTTCACCGGTTTTTTCGTTTATCAGAATCCTTTTCAATCCATTTCCgatcaaaattttctttctcttctaccTCAAATCG ATCCTGAATGTGATTTGTTCAAGGGACATTGGATTCCTGACAAAAGAGGAGCTTTGTACACGAACTCAACTTGTTCTACGATTCCTGACTCAAAGAACTGCATAAAACAAGGGAGACCAGACAGAGATTTTTTGTTCTGGGGATGGAAACCCGATGGTTGTGATCTTCCGAGGTTTAATCCGAAGGTGTTTCTCAGTATGGTTCGagggaagaagatgagttttgtTGGTGATTCTGTAGCTAGGAACCATATGGAATCACTTCTTTGCTTGTTGTCAATG GAAGAAACTCCTAAGGACATCTACAAGGATGGAGACGACAGAAACAGGATTTGGTACTTTCCAAATCACGATTTCACTCTTTCCACCTCTTGGACTAAGTTTCTTGTGGCGGAACGAGAGAGGAGAGATGGTAACAATACGGGAACTGGATTGTTTGATCTTGATATTGGCGAGATCGATGAAGGGTGGTTTAAGGGTTTGCCAAATACAGACATTGCTATTGTTTCGTCTGCTCATTGGTTTTTCAGACCGATATTTATACACAGAGGAGATGAGACACTTGGTTGCATTTACTGTAACTTACCAAACATGACTCAGATTAGCCCGGAAGAAGGGTTTAAGCTTGTATACTCAGCTGTCCTTAAGCACATCGACGAGTGTGAGAAGTGTAAGGATGATTTGGTGACAATACTGAGGACTATTTCACCAGCCCATTTCGAGAATGGGACTTGGGATACCGGAGGAGCTTGCAGCAGGAGGAGTCCTTTCGGAGAAAACCAAATTGACGTGCAGAGCAATGAGATGAAGATCAGGAAATCTCAAATTGAACAACTTGAAGGTATAACAAAACGAGACAACAAAGCCAAGAAGTTTGCGGTTTTGGATGTGACGAGGGTTATGCTGATGAGACCCGATGGGCATCCGAATGGTTACTGGGGAAATAAATGGATGAAAGGTTACAATGATTGTGTCCATTGGTGTTTGCCTGGTCCAATCGATGCTTGGAGCGAGTTTCTGATGGCGATCATTAGACAGTTAAGAAGATGA